ATTTGGTATTATTTTAAAAACTAAGGCGGTTGAATCTGGATTATATGCTTTGATTAAAAAGACTAAGGGATCAGAATGGCTCTTACTTCCAATAGTATTCTTTGTATTCTCTTTAGGAGGAGCAGTATTTGGAATGGGAGAAGAGGCGATACCATTTGCAATGGTATTGATACCAATAGTAATTGGAATGGGATATGACGGAATTACAGGAATTTTAATTACTTATGTTTCAACTCAAATAGGATTTGGAACATCTTGGATGAACCCTTTCAGTGTTGCCATAGCTCAAGGGGTAGCAGGAATACCAGTATTATCAGCAGCAGGATTTAGAATAGCAATGTGGTCATTCTTTACAGCGTTTGGAATCTTATACACATTAAGATATGCTAAAAAAGTAAAAGCAGATCCTACAAGTTCTATTTCTTATGAAGCAGACAGATATTACAGAGAAGAATTTAAATCTGATGACCAAGATAAAATGGAATTCAAATTTGGACATACATTAGTACTTTTAATAGTTTTATTAGGAATGGCTTGGATTATTTATGGAGTAGTTAAATTTGGTTACTATCTACCAGAAATAGCAACTCAATTTGTTATAATGGGAGTTGCAGCAGGAATTGTTGGAGTAGTGTTTAAATTAAATAATATGACAGTAAATGATATTGCAACATCATTCAGAAAAGGAGCTGAAGATCTAATTGGAGCAGCTCTTGTAGTTGGAATGGCTAAAGGTATTGTATTAGTATTAGGAGGAGCAGATGCTGATACTCCAAGTGTACTTAATACAGTTCTTAACTGGGTTGCAAATGGATTAAGTGGAATGCCAGCAGCAATGTGTGCATGGGTAATGTATATATTCCAATCTGTATTCAACTTCTTTGTTGTATCAGGATCTGGACAAGCTGCATTAACAATGCCTATCATGGCTCCATTATCAGATCTAGTAGGAGTAACTAGACAAGTAGCTGTAATAGCTTTCCAATTAGGAGATGGATTTACAAACCTTATCGTTCCTACATCAGGAATTCTTATGGCTATACTAGGTATTGCTAGACTTGAATGGGGAATTTGGGCAAAATTCCAAATTAAATTCCAAGGATGGTTATTCCTATTTGGATCACTATTCGTTATAGCTGGGGTTTTAATGAAACTTCAATAATTAAGTAATTAAAAGTTATTTAAAGAGCAGAAAAGATTGTATCTGAGTATGCTCTTTTTTTATTTGCATAAATATATTTTTCTTGAATTTATTTGTAATTTAAGATAAACTTATTTTGAAATTTAGAAAAGAGGTTAAAAATGAATTTAGGAAAAATACTAGAAGATATATTGAATAATAATAATATAATAGGAACAATTTCATCAGTGCTGATAATAATATTAATAGGATTTATTTTTACTAAAAAGAAAATACTATCTGAAGTAACAGCAGAAAATTTAAGCAAGATTATTCTATTTTTAGCAATACCAGCTCTTTCATACAATGCTTTTATGCAAGATATGGATAGTGAAAAATTAAATCAAAGTATGAGTTTATTGATTTGGAGCATAGTTATTCATTTAGCTTTGATATTTATAAGCAGTATTATCTTTAAAAAATATGGTAAAAGTAAAAAAGATGTTTTAAGAATGATAACTATTTTTGGTTCTACAACTGTATTTGGAATACCAGTAATACAAGCTGTTTATGGAGATTTAGGAGCTATGTATGCTTCAGTATTCAATCTGCCTTATAGAGCATTATTATACACATATGGTTATATAACTATATCAGAAGTAAAGTTAAAAAAGGAAAATATAGGAAAGATTATAAGCAATCCTGTTATAGTAGCAACTTTTTTAGGAATGGGAGTTTGGATATTTCAAAAATATCTTCCTCAAATCTCTATAAATGAAAATGGAATTATAAGAAATTATGGAATTTTACGTATTGATAAAACAGCTTATTGGCTTTTTAAACCTATGCAGTATTTAGCAGCACTAAATGCTCCCCTTTCATGGTTATCTATTGGAATTACATTGGCAGGGGTGCCATTAGATGAAACATTGAAATCAAAAATTTCATGGAAATATAGCATTTTAAAAGTTAGCATAATTCCAATGGTATTAATTTCTATTTTTGTTGGATTAAAATTTATTGTTGGTTATGAGATATCCTATATAGCAGTAGCTACAATTATAATAATGATGGCTACTCCAGCAGCAACAGTGATAGCAACCTATGCTATTAATTTTAGAAAGGAACCATTGTTAGTTTCAAGTTGTTCATTAGCATCTTCTATATTGGCAGTGTTAATGATTCCTGCATTTATTGTGCTTATTGAAATTTTAAGAGAAATTGGAATTTTCATATAATAAAAATAAAAGGTTATTGTTTATATTAATCGACATAAGCAATAACCTTTTTATATTATTTTTTAATAAAAGTAGCAGAGTTTACATATTCAAGAATTAATTGAGAATCAATCATATTTTTATCTTTATCAAGAGTATCAACGCCTTTTAAAAATACAAATGTATAGATATCTGGAACAAATTTCATTGAATTACCTGAAAGAGTGATATCTCCATATTTTTCATTAATAGGTTTAGTATCAACATTTTTTCCCATTTTTTTTACAGTATCTAAATAAATTTGTTTAACCTCATCTCTACCAACAACATCTTTATTAAACAAAATTTCCACTTTAAAAAGTTGATCATTTACAAAGTAAAAAGAGTATTTAGAGATACCTTCATTTGGTTTAGGAAATGAAAACACTTCAACTGATGGATCTATTGATATTTCTTTTTCAAGTTTTGGAAAGATAAGTTCAAGTCTACTTTTGTTATCTCCCCAATTGATATCAGGAAAATCAATAATTCCAAAGGCTAGATTATATAAACATAGAAATAAAAAAATTAATTTTTTCATAAGAACCTCCTAAAAATATTATATAAATTATTTTACTATAAAATAGAAAAAATATCACTATATTTAAGTAAAAATGTGGTATATTAAAAATAAAAGATGAAAGGAAAAAATAAGATGAAAAGAGAAGATTATATTGAATGGGATGAATATTTTATGGGGATAGCTCTTCTTTCAGCTAAGAGGAGTAAAGATCCGAATACTCAAGTTGGAGCTTGTATAGTTAATACAGATAAAAGAATAGTTGGAGTAGGTTATAATGGGCTACCTAAAGGGTGTAGTGATGATGAGTTTCCTTGGGAAAGAGAGGGAGATTTTTTAGATACTAAATATCCTTTTGTATGCCATGCTGAATTAAATGCAATACTAAATAGTACCAAATCTTTAAAAGATTGTACTATATATGTAGCACTTTTTCCATGTCATGAGTGTAGTAAGGCTATAATTCAAAGTGGAATAAGAGAGTTAGTTTACCTATCTGATAAATATTCTGGAACAAAGTCAGATTTAGCTTCTAAAAAGATGTTAGATGCTGCTGGGGTAAAGTATAGAAAGTTAGAATCAAAATTAGATAAATTGGTTTTATCTTTTGATTCAAAAGATTATTAAAAAAGATAGTCTGTAAATTTACAGACTATCTTTTCTTTTTAAAGAAATCTTTAAAAGATTTTTTAGGCGTAACATCTTTCATCTCTTCCTGTTGTTTTCTATAATTTGACCAATTAGGATCATTTTTCATATTTTTTTTAAGTTGACTCATATATTGATAAGTTGTTTTAGCATCATTATATCTTTTTTTGATGTTAAATTTTATATCTTTTAATGTTGTTATAAAACCAACACCAACCTCTTTTGTATCATAGAACATTTTTTTTAAAAAAGTGTGTTTATATTCATAAATAGCACCACAGTGAGGACATTTATATTTTGCTGTTTTATCAGAAATTTTCATTTTCTTTTTACAAGCGGGACAAAGTAAAATTATTTTTTTCATAAGGCATACTCCTATTAATTTTTTTAATTAATTTTAACAGAGAAAGAAAATCTTTTCAAGTGAGGAACTACAATTAT
This region of Fusobacterium varium genomic DNA includes:
- the yfcC gene encoding putative basic amino acid antiporter YfcC; the encoded protein is MKKKFNMSDTYVIIFIVIILAAILTHTVPVGKFQMEKVTYITETGAEKTRSVPVAGSFAYELDEQGEPLVKGIKFFEPGGEVGVANYVFEGIVSGDKWGTAVGVIAFILITGGSFGIILKTKAVESGLYALIKKTKGSEWLLLPIVFFVFSLGGAVFGMGEEAIPFAMVLIPIVIGMGYDGITGILITYVSTQIGFGTSWMNPFSVAIAQGVAGIPVLSAAGFRIAMWSFFTAFGILYTLRYAKKVKADPTSSISYEADRYYREEFKSDDQDKMEFKFGHTLVLLIVLLGMAWIIYGVVKFGYYLPEIATQFVIMGVAAGIVGVVFKLNNMTVNDIATSFRKGAEDLIGAALVVGMAKGIVLVLGGADADTPSVLNTVLNWVANGLSGMPAAMCAWVMYIFQSVFNFFVVSGSGQAALTMPIMAPLSDLVGVTRQVAVIAFQLGDGFTNLIVPTSGILMAILGIARLEWGIWAKFQIKFQGWLFLFGSLFVIAGVLMKLQ
- a CDS encoding dCMP deaminase family protein, which gives rise to MKREDYIEWDEYFMGIALLSAKRSKDPNTQVGACIVNTDKRIVGVGYNGLPKGCSDDEFPWEREGDFLDTKYPFVCHAELNAILNSTKSLKDCTIYVALFPCHECSKAIIQSGIRELVYLSDKYSGTKSDLASKKMLDAAGVKYRKLESKLDKLVLSFDSKDY
- a CDS encoding AEC family transporter, which codes for MNLGKILEDILNNNNIIGTISSVLIIILIGFIFTKKKILSEVTAENLSKIILFLAIPALSYNAFMQDMDSEKLNQSMSLLIWSIVIHLALIFISSIIFKKYGKSKKDVLRMITIFGSTTVFGIPVIQAVYGDLGAMYASVFNLPYRALLYTYGYITISEVKLKKENIGKIISNPVIVATFLGMGVWIFQKYLPQISINENGIIRNYGILRIDKTAYWLFKPMQYLAALNAPLSWLSIGITLAGVPLDETLKSKISWKYSILKVSIIPMVLISIFVGLKFIVGYEISYIAVATIIIMMATPAATVIATYAINFRKEPLLVSSCSLASSILAVLMIPAFIVLIEILREIGIFI